The Nicotiana tomentosiformis chromosome 9, ASM39032v3, whole genome shotgun sequence genome contains the following window.
TATTGTGCAACGAGTGAACTAAACAACGATTTTAGATCTTTCTATTCCTTCTCAGTGGACGCTCTACATAGAGAGATATCATATGGGTTGATTTGATCAAATTTAATTGATTTATAATTATAGAGTACAAGGCGACTGAGGGTTACCCATTTTTGCTCTTCACAGAGTATTTCTTCTTAAGAACTAATAAAGGGGTTTTCGGTGGTTTTGATTTCTAAGTGATAAAGATATAGTTAAGTAATTTTTTTgtcctaaaataaataaaagtgacTTTCTTGAATAATTTTCAATACTTGAATGACCTTCTAAGGAAGTGACTCAAAATATCAAAGGAGAGTAGAATTTCAATAGCCAATAAGGCTACTTTGTAGAATTTCCATGATTGTAGGGACACAACCTGGAATTTAGGCGATTacaaacataaaaataatttaggtCACAATCTAACTAACTTATATATTTGGTTAGTTGGAGCTTACATTGTTTAAGGTAGAAGATTGCCGGCCGGCTAAGTCGTTGCTTTATCTTCAGTTCGTACatataatgaaacatcttatgaTTATAAAATCAAGCTGGTAGCTAAGCGTTATTATCAAGAAGAAGACTAGTAGCATTTTTTATGCATACGCACAAAGACTTTTGTAAAGTTCGTGAATTACAACTACCACTCAAGTTGTTGCCCCTGAAGCTGCACGAATTCACACGGCCTTTTGTCACTTCGATCAAATCCATTCAATTCAAACATTTATGTCCTACTCTTTTTGGCAAGGCAAGGGGCACGGACATTTTTTCCTAAAATCTACAAATGGTACTATTTATGTCTTTTAACATAAACTCTATTTCTCTTTATTACCTTCTTTCTAATTCCGTTTGTAAGTTCAGTCTACTTTAAAATACCACGTTTTGGTCCGGACGTGACTGATATACTCTATGAAGGAGATGCAGTTGCTTCTGTAGGAGAGATTGAGTTTACCAAAGTTACTTATCTTTGTCGCGTTGCACATGCTATCTACAGAGAGAAAGTACCAATTTGGGATCctgactctactaaacttgctgaTTTCTCCACACATTTTTCATTCACTATTGATACCCTAAATCGTTCTTTGTATGGCCATGGCATTGCATTTTTCCTCGCTCCGGTTGGTTTTCAGATTCCACCTAACTCAGATGGTGGTTTTCTTGGACTGTTCAATACTACCACCAGTGATTCAGCTCAAAACcaagttgttgttgttgagttcGACTCGTTTTCAAATCCCGAATGGGATCCTCCATTCGAACATGTTGGTATAAACAAAAATTCTATTGCTTCATCAGTGACAGCTCCTTGGAATGGTAGCTTACATAGTGGAGAGACTATTGATGCATGGATTACTTACAATTCTACGACAAAAAATCTAAGTGTCTTTTGGAACTATGGAAAAGGCTTCAATTCCAGCATATCTTATATAATAAACCTTAGAGAAGTTCTACCTTCGTGGATAACCATAGGATTCTCTGCTGCAACGGGTAAAAATGTTGAAAGACATACACTTGAATCGTGGGAATTCAGCTCGAGTCTTGATATAACAGAGTTAGGGGGAAATGGTCGCAGAAAGATTGGATTGATTGCAGGGTTAACAGCATTAGGGGGAGTTTTGTTTGTGAGCGCGATtttggctttagtaatattgagGAAATGGAGAAGACGAAAGATGAAGAGAAATCCAGAGACAATAAGCTTAACATCTTTCAATGATGATCTTGAAAAGGGAGCAGGACCGAAAAAGTTTTCTTACGAAGAGCTGGATACTTCAACCAATCACTTCTCAGAGGAACGAAAGTTAGGCGAAGGAGGATTTGGAGAAGTTTATAAAGGTTACCTCATCGATCTTGATATCGCGATTGCTGTGAAGAAGATCTCGAGAGGGTCTAAGCAGGGGAAAAAGGAATACATAACCGAGGTAAAGGTTATAAGTCGGTTAAGACACAGAAATCTTGTGCAGCTAATTGGTTGGTGTCATGACCAAGGTAAGTTCTTACTTGTTTACGAATTCATGCCAAATGGTAGCTTAGATTGCCACTTATTTGGTAAAAGGAATCCTCTTAGTTGGAATACGAGGTATAAGATATCACTCGGTTTAGCATCCGCCTTGCTTTATCTACACGAAGAATGGGAGCAGTGTGTGATCCACAGAGACATCAAATCGAGTAATGTAATGCTCGATTCAAGTTTTAATGTCAAGCTTGGAGATTTTGGCTTAGCTAGACTAATGGACCATGAATTAGGTCCCCAGACTACAGGGTTGGCTGGAACTTTAGGTTATTTGGCTCCCGAATACATAAAGACAGGCCGAGCAAGTAAAGAGTCAGATGTATACAGCTTCGGAGTAGTTGCACTAGAAATTGCAACTGGAAGAAAATCAGTAGATCCGGGGACGGGAAAATCTGATGCAGGGTTAGTGGAGTATGTTTGGGAGCTTTATGGTAAAGGACAACTTCCTTCTGTTGTTGATGAGAAATTAAACCTGGATTTTGACGCAAAACAAGTAGAGCGATTGATGATTACCGGGTTATGGTGTGCTCATCCGGAGAGCAATCTGAGGCCATCCATAAGACAAGCAATACATGTTCTAAATTTTGAGGCAGCATTGCCTAATCTACCAATAAAGATGCCAGTTCCTGTGTATTATTTACCTAGTTCTGGTGAGCCAGCAGTTAGCTCGGGGGAGCCTACAATGACTTACACAAGCATTGATGTGGGTCGTTAATTATTTGCAATATTATGATATTGGTCTGAAATATAATGAGCTTAATTGGAGCGACATGGTCAACAAGGAATTATACAGCAGACCTCGATTTGCTTGAGATTGTGGCatagtagtagttgttgttattgttgtagtaTCTTATGTATTGTAGTCCAGTGGCTTGTAAATCTAGTGACTGCACAAATTATAAAAGCTTTCATGTAACATTGGGTGTAAGATTGTGAAAGTTCTTTTAAGTTCCGAATGAATATAAGGCAAATTCATTGAGAAATCTAAACATTTCCTAGGGTGGAGATtgctttttattttcttctttccaAGGGAACGATGCAACATATTAGATCATATACTATACTTCTCCTTTGGTTCATCACCTCTTGTCCATTCCCTAGAATACACTCAGAAGAAAAAAGAAAGCAAGGAAAGATTAGAAAACAAACAAAATGCAGCAAAAGATCTTCATTTCTCATAACTTATGAATTGATGAACATATTACATTATTTCTTGtagtttttttgctgtaattattattgttataatTATTGTAAGCACAACCACAAGCACTTGATAATACAGAATAGCCACTTTGGTGAAGAGACTTCTATACGTTAATAAGAACCTCTATAACAATGGAGTGGAAAGTTAATTCAATGGGAAATCCCCCtcttcccttctttctttttgcttCTTGCAAAGGATGAAATTCCTCACCCCTTTGTGATCCTATTGCATCTGATGGACCCAGAGCTGAAATCATGTTTAACACACCGACAACGTAAAAGAACTTTTACAATCACTTAAAAGATATAACTACTAATAACCGTTAATAAAAAGTGAGACTAGTAACTTAAATAATAAGGTAGATTACTGCTACAACATCTAAAATACGTTGATAATGTAAATTTTCTTTATACTGCCCTTCcagttattattatttaaaaaaaaaaagaaactactaTAGATTGCTTTTGCTTGGCAAGTTACCCTCTCTTACCTCAACGATGGTATTTCTTTCCGCCCCTGCACGAGATGAGATCGACTACTCAGCCATCATCGTTCCAAAAGGTTTTTTATTCAAAAGGACGAAAAATATATAGCTTATTCATAATCGTATAGACCCCGTTACAGCGTTATTGATCATTTGCTCTTTCCTAAAGCAGGGAAGGGAATTTTCTTATTAATGAACATAAAGTAAATCCTTATATGAATGGCAACTAAAGTACCAAACATTTAAGCGTAAAAGTGCAAGATTATATTCAAAGTTACAAATTATTAAAGAAAGAATAGTTCCATGAATACCATAAGGTCCAGTACTTCCGAGAACATTGACAGTGATCAAGAACCTAGTATTCATCAGCTTCTTCTTTGGCTTCTGCAATAAAATCTTTTACGGgaatattttcttatattttatcTCCATATCCTACTATTTTCAGTACGGAGCATAAAtatagtttttgaaaaataattttgaactcATAATTTCAAAGGTGCTATGGATTCAAAGATAAAACTTTAAGAGTGAAGCGTTcaaatttaaattctgaatcaGCTAATGCCTCTAGTTAATCACAATTAAGCTACAAATTTATAGTTATTGAATATAATGTACAAGATATGTATGTGATATAGAAAATTCAAGGGTCAAGACCAATGCGACGATAGTACAAGGCTTCTTTGCAAGAGCCAACGTACTAAACAAAAAATATATTCCCTTCATTCCAATTTATATAACAATATTTCCAATGCTCACTAGTCCatttaaaaaagaatgacatatttgttatgaaaataattatattatgaatgtCTATTTATTACTCcgttatagataatcttcctgaagaagattatccatttagtactctgttgaagtttatctacaagcagctgatgtaggcaggttgcaagcagctcaacgaaatgatttgcagcaacttcttattaaataggcaggttacaagcagctcatgcagacagcttaccagcagctaaagaaaagccttgcaactACTTCCTGAAAAGCTTCGCAGCTGCTTTCTGAAAagtctcgcagctgcttcctttcttctataaatagaggagttttcagttcattatgtacagaagtttgaagttgaataaaaatatcaatctccctctatacttgtcttcgatttatttactttacagtttttattttataacacgttataaGCACAAGACTCTGCTATTTCGAGCAactactttgaaagtatcaaaggtacgaactttctttttgtAAATAATATCATTTTTTTCTAAACGTGAATTTGTAGCACCGGATATATCGGACAAAAATTACATATCTTGAGtatttgatgctgaaattcatctcGATGTAATGGGTCTAGCAGACACCATAAACGATAAGTTATCATGTGCTTTACTTGCTATATATGCTACTgccaatttaaaaaaaaagaagaagtattTAGGAACCTAGTAAGTGAGCCATAATCATTGGACGAGATTCTGGAGCATTCTATGAATTTTAAAACACTATAATTTGCATATCTTCCGGTTTTCACTTACACGTTTTCGAATTAGGATTTCAAATTTTACTCCATAAGAGTAATATTGCATAGGAAACTATAAAGTGGATGACATTATTAGATTCATTTAAACTCCGACAGAGTTTGTAAGAAATATATAACCACCAATAGTGGCAATATTTTCTAAGTCTTGTTATAACTTAACTTCATAGTTCACTTGAACTCTAGCCGAGTACAATCATCAGAAGTGGTTATATTtcatatatctcattgtaactaaattgtGTTAACCATCAGAAGTGgcatatgcctatgaccaccagaagtggtatatgcctatgaccaccaaaagtgataatttaggcttgtTATGGTTACAATTGAAAATAAGTTAAAGAAAATTTTCCATATTACATACATGCttcgatttgctcctgaagtagcAAATATCTTAAAAGGAGGTTCGAATCATCACAATGTGATTTGGTTAATGCACGTTCAGATAATTATATTATATTCCCCgaaggatgagaatttttgataaatattgattTATTCTCATAAGTGAATGTGACAATGTTAATAAAGCGTGTAAATATGAACGGGCTCTtgatatgaatatattataactcacctccagaagaggtaaTATGATATACTCAatattttgtattttaaatttgctcctgaagtagtaagCAATTAAAATTTTCTCCTGAAGCAGGAAAATATTATGTAGTGGTAGAAATATTATATTTcttaattttcgtcatttaatagatttagaattgtctttatattgttaatttgattatgattttctctcataataccagaagtgtctgagaaatatttgatagtacaaaatgtatcaaaaACGCGTGGAGAACTAAccgtttgtctagaagacacatgacactaGTAGTGTCtgataaatattagattgtggataataaatgaaggctctcgaagagcttatatacaaatatgtcattcatattatatgaatatggtcaaaacatatgttgtagtaaacccgaagtttactaatacaaatgacTATCATATTGAGATCACAAATGattggaagattgaaaatcttcatgtttctaCAATCATAgagggtaaaataatatgtatgtaagaagttacccgccttattcttcaatttgtactacatcatgtatcacagtaaaccagaagtttactaattcaaaagcagtcacagtaaatcagaagttttacCGAGGCAAAAGTAGCTATTGTAAACcagaaatttactgatacaaaagtaATCACAGTAAATtagaagtttactgatgcaaaagtttatgtcatagtaaatcagaagtttacttagagatagcacatgccatgataaacttgaagttttcatttgccatttttaaatgagctatttgagaattcagataagcatatactgaagaactagaagattcttcaagaattctcttgtgttgcttgttcttataataaattgattataccagctaaagttgggactaaaatccccgatttctgaaatatataaaaggtgaatatgggcccatCCACCTACCATGTGAACCACTTTAGATGCATATATGGGATGattacatgtgtgtttattgtcaacctgcaatTTGACATTTGAAATTgcctttctcaattaagagcataattttcagattatgaaatcaagatagttcatcttgatgatgctggtttatatccaagctagtttagaaTTGAAcacctcctattaatggctaaactattacttatgagaacaaaacctcatgtgttggtctaatattttataaattgcatacaacaacacttgtatgcatcagaccaataaaatatgataagtcctcccctcacaattggtttaggattagaaatcaatttttttttactatctaataacttttgatgtatgttatatgattaatttctctaccacaatacacaaagatatgtttcccaaagaagattgtggatatgagttagtttttctaatatttgggggatggaataaacagctcaaaaatatgctatatgaatcgaattatcattaatatgatcctcacttagaagataattcaagtcaaataccagaagcatttgttgatccaaaattaaatatcatattttagctgcaaatgctcctattaaaataaaagtccctgaaggataaagtttactgcacgcatgaagcgtagtaaacTGATCGGTTCCAAAgttaacaatccttgaaaaataataggagcaaatgatcaaaatgatcataatgaggaggaaatggtctctagaagagcccacgacataatatttcatgaaactccagaagaagttcaggtacctaaaaataaagaaagtgatgagatctcaacaagttatgtcgcttaggaACCGATACGAAATaatcgtcgacgatatatttgatacaatatagtgcgcAATATTGTAAAAGTTTGTGAGGATCGGACCTGCAGTctagacacctgaagatgtcatgccatttaaatgcaagtcataacctatatgactcatttgattaaatctatatgaagatccttgaagcatatagttcaaagtCTCGAGAAGTGTACTCGATCATATTACAAAGGTCTTTGTACGATTTAAATCAATCTGGGTGCATGTaatataatcgcctcagtgaatatttgctaaaagaaggttacataaatgatatttgtccatatatttttataaagaaaatggcatcacaatttgttatacttgctatttatgttgatgacataaatcttgttggaactccagaagagctcgaaaaggcaattgaatatcttaagaaagaatttgagatgaaagatcttcgaaaaataaaattttgtcttggtctgcaaattgaatatttagcagacgagatctttatccatcaatctgcctatatagAAAGAGTCTTTAAAggtttttacatggacaaagcgcacccattaagtacaccaaatgggtgtttgatcacttgaagtgaataaggatccgttctgacctccagaagaggatgaggaactccttggtcctgaaatatcctatctcagtgcaattggtgcactaatgtatcttgctaatgctacaaggcctgacatagcattttctgttaatttactagtaagatatagttcttctcctacacggagatattgaaacgggattaagcatatattacgatatttaaagggaactcttgatatgggtttgttttatactaacaaagatagtgcagatcttgttggttatgcagatgcaagttattgatctgatccccataaagatAGATCTCAAACCAGGTACGTGTTtatatgtggaggtactatcatatcatggcgctccacaaagcaatctattgttgctacttctttaaatcatgctgaaataatagctattcatgaagcaagtagggaatgcgtatggttgagatcaataatttattttattcgagaaaaatatggtttggaatgtgagaaaaaattcacaattttatacgaagacaatgctgtaTGCATAGCCTAATTGaatggaggatttataaaaggagatagaacgaagcatatttcaccaaaattattctacacacacgatcttcagaaaaatggtgacattgatttgcaataaatccgttcaagtgacaatctgccatatttattcactaaatctttgccaacttcaacttttgagaagatggtatacaagattggaatgcagagactcaaatatttgaaataagatttTCATCAGgaggagtaaaatacgcgatgtactatTTTtaccttactaaggttttttcccacagggtttttcttataaggtttttaatgaggcagctagaaatgtgtattactaaatatgtgtactctttttccttcactagaatttttcccACTgaatttttcctagtaaggttttaacgagacacaataccttttaatgaacatccaagggggagtgttatgaaaataattatattttggatgtccatttattactccgctatagataatcttcctgaagaagattatccatttagtactctgttgaaatttatctacaaacagctgatgcaggcaggttgcaagcagctcaatgaaatgatttgcaacagCTTATTATTAAACAAGcaagttgcaagcagctcatgcagacaacttacaagcaactaaagaaaagccttgcagctgcttcctgaaaagcctcgcagctgcttcctttcttctataaatagaggagttttcagttcattatgtacagaattttgaagttgaataaaaatatcaatctccctctatacttgtcttcgatttatttactttacagtttttattttataacaatattaCTATATTTGACAACATTTTagctttaaaattcctatttaCTCTTAGTGAAATTTTTTTATGTTTAATACCataagtttcaaaaatctttttttctttcttataacTCCATGCTGAGTCAAACTATATTATATA
Protein-coding sequences here:
- the LOC104099953 gene encoding L-type lectin-domain containing receptor kinase IX.1-like, yielding LFLFITFFLIPFVSSVYFKIPRFGPDVTDILYEGDAVASVGEIEFTKVTYLCRVAHAIYREKVPIWDPDSTKLADFSTHFSFTIDTLNRSLYGHGIAFFLAPVGFQIPPNSDGGFLGLFNTTTSDSAQNQVVVVEFDSFSNPEWDPPFEHVGINKNSIASSVTAPWNGSLHSGETIDAWITYNSTTKNLSVFWNYGKGFNSSISYIINLREVLPSWITIGFSAATGKNVERHTLESWEFSSSLDITELGGNGRRKIGLIAGLTALGGVLFVSAILALVILRKWRRRKMKRNPETISLTSFNDDLEKGAGPKKFSYEELDTSTNHFSEERKLGEGGFGEVYKGYLIDLDIAIAVKKISRGSKQGKKEYITEVKVISRLRHRNLVQLIGWCHDQGKFLLVYEFMPNGSLDCHLFGKRNPLSWNTRYKISLGLASALLYLHEEWEQCVIHRDIKSSNVMLDSSFNVKLGDFGLARLMDHELGPQTTGLAGTLGYLAPEYIKTGRASKESDVYSFGVVALEIATGRKSVDPGTGKSDAGLVEYVWELYGKGQLPSVVDEKLNLDFDAKQVERLMITGLWCAHPESNLRPSIRQAIHVLNFEAALPNLPIKMPVPVYYLPSSGEPAVSSGEPTMTYTSIDVGR